A single region of the Mugil cephalus isolate CIBA_MC_2020 chromosome 4, CIBA_Mcephalus_1.1, whole genome shotgun sequence genome encodes:
- the r3hcc1 gene encoding R3H and coiled-coil domain-containing protein 1, with product MTLIQPIVLFFSVLIVDKKSRPPPPPVSTLAFPCYDGIYLPRQENEFVHLVLEELEIYQQKKSHRKSVLLFPPLPSRLRYLIHKTIEDLPELTTFSVGESWCRRVVVCHSELRGEVEEDSDLEGNNSVCEEPSSTKVEVESNAKSKPSVPPRSRTPKRPDKPLYMPRAARQRLSLQADQEPPSSVCCSGSSVNSSCPETTEDASRRGSEGNVLDPSSDSSTLCPLEEKQNLELRLQEDEALVLEQTQCSFANMTVEEDEKEREDAGDVPLSPQTEDADTEDETEEIKAHLKEAVTFSIEHVHNDFSIYENLSVNSDDFGHVIEIYDFPALFKTDDLLDAFAEYSDGGMKIKWVDNTHALGVFSSEAAALQALSICHPLLKVRALAEGSKKARGKAMRRAEFIQPVKERPRTDSAVARRMVTRALGIPGRGRGQRY from the exons ATGACACTCATCCAGCCAATCGTTTTATTCTTCAGCGTCCTCATTGTTGACAAAAA gagtcgtcctcctcctcctcctgtgtccacCCTGGCGTTTCCCTGTTACGATGGCATTTACCTCCCAAGGCAAGAAAATGAATTCGTGCACCTTGTTCTGGAAGAGCTGGAAATAtatcaacagaagaagagccACCGCAAGAG TGTGCTCCTGTTCCCGCCTCTACCGAGCAGACTGCGATACCTGATTCACAAGACCATAGAAGACCTGCCAGAGCTCACCACCTTCTCCGTGGGGGAGAGCTGGTGCCGTAGAGTGGTGGTCTGCCATTCGGAGCTCAG GGGTGAGGTAGAGGAAGACAGCGACCTGGAAGGCAACAACAGCGTGTGTGAAGAGCCTTCGAGTACTAAGGTGGAGGTAGAAAGCAACGCCAAGTCTAAACCTTCAGTCCCACCGCGGAGCCGCACACCTAAGAGGCCGGACAAGCCCCTCTACATGCCCCGAGCTGCTCGGCAGAGGCTGTCTTTACAGGCAGACCAAGAGCCACCAAGTTCAGTCTGCTGTAGCGGCAGCTCCGTGAACAGCTCCTGTCCTGAAACTACAGAAGACGCATCCAGACGGGGATCGGAGGGCAATGTTCTCGACCCCTCCTCAGACAGTTCAACGCTGTGTCCTctggaagagaaacagaacTTGGAGCTGAGGCTGCAGGAAGATGAGGCTCTTGTCTTGGAGCAGACTCAGTGCAGCTTCGCTAACATGAccgtggaggaggacgagaaagAACGAGAAGACGCTGGTGACGTGCCGCTAAGCCCGCAGACAGAAGACGCAGACACGGAGGATGAAACTGAAGAG atCAAGGCACATCTAAAAGAGGCAGTAACTTTTTCCATCGAGCACGTCCACAATGACTTCTCCATCTACGAGAACCTGTCTGTGAACTCGGACGACTTCGGCCACGTGATCGAAATCTATGACTTCCCAGCGTTGTTTAAGACCGACGACCTCCTCGACGCGTTCGCGGAGTACAG tgATGGTGGAATGAAGATCAAGTGGGTGGACAACACACACGCATTAGGAGTTTTCTCCAGCGAGGCTGCAG CCCTCCAGGCTCTCTCCATCTGCCACCCACTGCTGAAGGTGCGGGCTCTGGCTGAAGGCAGCAAAAAAGCCAGAGGCAAAGCCATGAGAAGAGCAG AGTTTATCCAGCCAGTGAAGGAACGTCCCAGGACAGACAGCGCTGTCGCCAGGAGGATGGTGACCAGAGCCTTGGGCATACCGGGCCGAGGCCGAGGGCAGCGATATTAA
- the rplp0 gene encoding 60S acidic ribosomal protein P0, translated as MPREDRATWKSNYFLKIIQLLDDFPRCFIVGADNVGSKQMQTIRMSLRGKAVVLMGKNTMMRKAIRGHLENNPALEKLLPHIKGNVGFVFTKEDLAEVRDMLLANKVPAAARAGAIAPCDVMVPAQNTGLGPEKTSFFQALGITTKISRGTIEILSDVGLIKTGDKVGASEATLLNMLNISPFSYGLIIQQVYDNGSVYSPEVLDITEASLHTKFLEGVRNIASVCLEIGYPTLASVPHSIINGYKRVLAVAVETDYSFPLADKVKAFLADPSAFAAVAAPVAAAETAAPAAKKEEVKEESEESDDDMGFGLFD; from the exons ATGCCCAGGGAAGACAGGGCCACGTGGAAGTCCAACTACTTCTTGAAAATCATC CAACTTCTGGATGACTTCCCAAGATGCTTCATTGTCGGTGCAGACAATGTGGGCTCAAAGCAGATGCAGACCATCCGTATGTCTCTGCGTGGAAAGGCGGTGGTGCTGATGGGTAAAAACACCATGATGCGCAAAGCCATCCGTGGTCACCTGGAGAACAATCCTGCCCTGGAGAA GCTTTTGCCCCACATTAAAGGTAATGTGGGCTTTGTCTTCACCAAGGAGGATCTGGCTGAGGTCAGGGACATGCTGCTGGCAAACAAG GTGCCTGCAGCTGCCCGTGCTGGAGCCATTGCTCCCTGTGATGTGATGGTGCCAGCCCAGAATACTGGTCTGGGTCCCGAGAAGACCTCTTTCTTCCAGGCTCTGGGTATCACCACCAAAATTTCCAGGGGTACCATTGAAATCTTG AGTGATGTCGGTCTGATCAAGACTGGCGACAAGGTTGGTGCCAGTGAGGCCACGCTGCTCAACATGTTGAACATCTCACCCTTCTCCTACGGACTCATCATCCAGCAGGTGTATGACAACGGCAGTGTTTACAGCCCTGAGGTGCTCGACATCACAGAGGCTTCCCTGCATACCAAGTTCTTGGAG GGTGTGAGGAACATCGCTAGCGTGTGTCTGGAGATTGGCTACCCCACTTTGGCCTCTGTCCCCCACTCCATCATCAATGGCTACAAGAGAGTCCTGGCTGTCGCTGTGGAGACAGACTACTCCTTCCCTCTGGCAGACAAG GTCAAAGCCTTCCTGGCCGACCCATCTGCTTTTGCTGCTGTCGCAGCACCTGTGGCAGCTGCCGAgactgctgctccagctgccaagaaggaggaggttaaGGAGGAGTCTGAGGAATCAGATGACGACATGGGCTTTGGTCTGTTTGACTAA
- the LOC125006697 gene encoding golgin subfamily A member 7-like, which yields MAETHSLQDLQQPAVSSKVFIQRDYSSGTICKFQTKFPSELEPRLDKQQFEETIQTLNNLYAEAEKLGGKSYLEGCLACLTAYTIFLCMETHYEKVLKKIAKYIKDQNEKIYAPRGLLLTDPIERGLRVVEITIFEDRSIGSGR from the exons ATGGCTGAG ACCCACAGCTTACAGGACCTCCAGCAGCCAGCTGTGTCCTCCAAGGTGTTTATCCAGAGAGACTACAGCTCAGGAACCATATGCAAGTTCCAGACCAAGTTCCCCTCTGAACTCGAGCCAAGG CTCGATAAGCAGCAGTTTGAGGAGACCATCCAGACTCTAAACAACCTGTACGCAGAGGCAGAGAAACTCGGTGGGAAGTCCTATTTGGAGGGCTGCCTGGCTTGTCTTACTGCCTACACCATCTTCCTCTGTATGGAGACACACTATGAAAAG GTGTTAAAGAAGATCGCCAAATACATTAAGGACCAGAATGAGAAGATATACGCTCCCAGGGGCTTGCTGCTGACCGACCCCATAGAGAGAGGCCTCAGAGTT GTCGAAATCACCATTTTTGAAGACAGAAGTATTGGCTCTGGAAGATAA